From one Phycisphaerae bacterium genomic stretch:
- a CDS encoding PEP-CTERM sorting domain-containing protein, whose product MNMRGLLVAASVLAALFSFAGSTTAQTIDFETVPDGMLYGSPVGDVPGEPVLSQAGITMSVESFHFGSFVGFFDARIGGLYADQFGGRALQLNNISVMFDFTALPFDVTQVTFDYLEFGGMNNIAVNGGTIYELSSMADIPANVSPGITASVSAGHVTLDGPVDYLLIGGQELAIDNITAVPEPATLALLVVGGALLAGRRRQRAR is encoded by the coding sequence ATGAACATGCGGGGACTTCTTGTAGCGGCATCCGTACTGGCCGCATTGTTCTCATTCGCCGGATCCACGACCGCTCAAACGATCGACTTCGAGACCGTTCCGGACGGCATGCTTTATGGAAGTCCCGTCGGTGACGTGCCGGGCGAGCCCGTTCTTTCGCAGGCGGGGATCACGATGTCGGTCGAGTCGTTTCACTTCGGCTCGTTTGTCGGATTCTTCGACGCGCGGATCGGCGGGTTGTACGCGGATCAGTTCGGCGGGCGGGCGCTGCAACTCAACAACATCAGCGTGATGTTTGACTTCACGGCGCTGCCCTTCGACGTGACGCAGGTCACGTTCGATTACCTCGAGTTCGGCGGGATGAACAACATCGCCGTCAACGGGGGAACGATTTACGAGCTCTCCTCCATGGCGGACATCCCGGCCAATGTCTCGCCGGGGATCACCGCTTCGGTGAGTGCCGGGCACGTGACACTCGACGGGCCGGTCGACTACCTGCTCATCGGCGGGCAGGAACTGGCCATCGACAACATCACGGCCGTTCCGGAGCCGGCGACGCTGGCGCTGCTGGTCGTCGGTGGGGCGCTGCTGGCGGGACGTCGTCGCCAACGGGCACGCTGA
- the waaF gene encoding lipopolysaccharide heptosyltransferase II, protein MPTVLVRRALKPRSILVVLPTWVGDFVMATPTLRALRTRFPDARITFVAEPNLRDLIRGGDWMNDVALWPEKHRRKPWHREYRSLVAHLRKQRFDWAVLLPNSARSALLAFLAGAKRRIGYNRDGRGLLLTDRLPVKNYAQGRYAPLPLVEYYADLAEALLCDRPGDNLELFTTPDAEQTVQARLKELGIADRHPLVILGPGAKFGASKCWLPDRYAAVADRLVAERGAAVVVTCGPGEEPIARQIGAAMRERGFVCDAPRFSLGEMKSLVRRADLLICNDAGLRHFAKAFDVPVVTVFGPTHPEWTATSYADERIVRIDVDCGPCQQRVCPLGHLKCMEGVTVDMVFGAACDLIDLRHGVGAVSAERQR, encoded by the coding sequence ATGCCCACCGTACTTGTCCGCCGCGCCCTCAAACCGCGGTCCATCCTTGTCGTCTTGCCCACCTGGGTCGGCGACTTCGTCATGGCCACGCCCACGCTGCGCGCCCTGCGGACCCGCTTCCCCGACGCGCGGATCACCTTCGTCGCCGAGCCCAACCTCCGCGACCTGATCCGCGGCGGAGATTGGATGAACGACGTCGCCCTCTGGCCGGAAAAGCATCGCCGCAAGCCGTGGCACCGCGAGTACCGTTCCCTCGTCGCCCACCTTCGCAAACAGCGCTTCGACTGGGCCGTCCTGCTGCCCAATTCCGCGCGGTCGGCCCTGCTGGCCTTTCTTGCAGGAGCCAAGCGGCGCATCGGCTACAACCGTGACGGACGGGGCCTGCTGCTAACCGATCGTCTGCCCGTTAAGAACTACGCCCAAGGCCGCTACGCACCGCTGCCCTTGGTCGAATACTACGCCGACCTTGCCGAGGCGCTGCTTTGTGATCGCCCTGGCGACAACCTCGAGCTTTTCACCACCCCCGACGCGGAGCAGACCGTACAGGCGCGCCTGAAGGAATTGGGCATCGCCGACCGACATCCACTGGTGATCCTCGGACCGGGAGCCAAATTCGGTGCATCGAAGTGCTGGCTTCCGGATCGCTACGCCGCCGTGGCCGACCGTCTGGTGGCGGAACGCGGCGCGGCCGTGGTCGTCACCTGCGGCCCCGGCGAGGAGCCCATCGCCCGTCAGATCGGCGCGGCCATGCGCGAACGCGGATTCGTTTGCGATGCCCCGCGCTTTTCCCTGGGCGAAATGAAATCGCTCGTCCGTCGTGCCGATTTGTTGATCTGCAATGACGCAGGCCTGCGACATTTTGCCAAGGCCTTCGATGTCCCCGTCGTGACCGTGTTCGGTCCCACCCATCCAGAGTGGACGGCGACCAGTTACGCCGACGAGCGGATTGTCCGGATCGACGTGGACTGCGGCCCGTGCCAGCAACGCGTTTGTCCTTTAGGTCATCTCAAGTGCATGGAGGGCGTCACGGTGGACATGGTCTTCGGCGCCGCCTGCGATTTGATCGACCTGCGTCACGGAGTTGGAGCAGTTTCGGCGGAGCGTCAGCGTTGA
- a CDS encoding glycosyltransferase family 4 protein: MRGDAEGEHHPLNMKVALIIEWLDAWRGGAETSTMQFLNHVLAAGVEVHVFTRSRPSPTRQLHVHTISGAAMSRLRRSMTFAHRAAAAVRREHFDVIHAVSPCFVADIYEPRGGTVAETVERNLALLRSDITRNLKRLGNRLNLKQQHHLAVERQLLVNGDARPIVVALSHYVAEQLRRHYSFPPERIRLIRNGVDPDTSSEEERAADRREIRGELGIDDDHLLVLLIAHNFRLKGLERWLEALSLLVREGTTDVRTAVVGKGESAKWYRTAARLNIAPFVTFTGPSDRVRRFQHAADVLVHPTYYDPCSRVVMEALSTGPAIVTTRWDGASELLTDGVSGFVLDEPEDVRGLADRVRSLRNPELRLQFRSQARQVVPQADMQHHAAEMLALYEEWVKNGGMRNFGLDSTPSSGLLVR; the protein is encoded by the coding sequence TTGAGGGGCGATGCCGAGGGGGAGCATCATCCACTGAACATGAAAGTTGCGCTGATCATCGAGTGGCTGGACGCATGGCGGGGCGGCGCTGAAACGTCCACGATGCAGTTCCTGAACCATGTCCTCGCCGCCGGGGTCGAAGTGCACGTGTTCACGCGCAGCCGTCCGTCCCCCACGCGCCAGCTTCACGTCCACACGATCAGCGGAGCGGCGATGTCGCGCCTTCGGCGTAGTATGACGTTCGCCCATCGCGCGGCGGCGGCCGTACGCCGCGAGCACTTCGATGTGATTCACGCCGTCTCGCCGTGCTTCGTGGCCGACATCTACGAGCCACGAGGCGGCACTGTTGCGGAAACTGTCGAGCGCAATCTGGCCCTGTTGCGCTCGGACATCACGCGGAATCTCAAGCGCCTGGGCAATCGACTCAATCTGAAGCAGCAACACCATCTGGCGGTGGAGCGACAACTCCTCGTGAACGGCGACGCGCGTCCGATTGTCGTGGCGCTTTCGCACTACGTCGCCGAACAGCTCCGGCGACACTATTCATTTCCCCCGGAGCGAATTCGCCTGATTCGCAACGGCGTCGACCCCGACACCTCGTCAGAAGAAGAACGCGCCGCCGATCGGCGCGAAATCCGCGGCGAGCTGGGAATCGACGATGATCATCTGCTTGTCCTTCTGATCGCTCACAATTTCCGGCTCAAGGGTCTGGAGCGCTGGCTTGAAGCACTTTCCCTGCTCGTGCGGGAAGGAACAACCGACGTACGGACGGCCGTTGTCGGCAAGGGGGAATCAGCGAAGTGGTACCGCACGGCCGCGCGCCTCAATATTGCGCCTTTCGTTACATTTACCGGACCTTCCGATCGCGTCCGCCGATTTCAACACGCTGCCGATGTCCTGGTGCACCCAACGTACTACGATCCGTGCAGCCGCGTGGTGATGGAGGCCCTTTCGACCGGCCCGGCCATCGTCACGACGCGATGGGACGGGGCCTCGGAATTGCTCACCGACGGCGTGAGCGGATTCGTCCTGGACGAGCCGGAAGATGTGCGGGGGCTCGCCGATCGCGTGCGGAGCCTGCGAAATCCCGAATTACGCCTGCAATTCCGGTCGCAGGCCCGTCAGGTGGTGCCGCAGGCGGACATGCAGCACCACGCCGCGGAGATGCTCGCACTCTATGAAGAATGGGTAAAGAACGGCGGGATGCGCAATTTCGGCCTGGATTCCACTCCCTCATCCGGACTGCTCGTGCGTTAG
- a CDS encoding response regulator has protein sequence MNSDMPGTFRIMLVGQPEIGPEFQRWLDTASVTSVNSWPDAVTSLANAPCDLIIIPRDLLPKLDNVPESKNAAPSRIPDRVAVAVAHRGGAFTQSNRAFEMLPATVREAVAKHCVQVLGGGDADSEKHATEDARQPLAVEGAGSYQLAVTRVFVDPTRPAQAVVMLAEDAADTGMQDAIHAIDRAGRELLNLDPEQVGSMSMEDRLELLEQKSLGCVRDLLHFDNFEIRVLDRSSGRLNLVLSFGVPADAASDAVAVGREGQGICGYVASTHRSYLCRDTQRDSRYRRGIDDARSSLTVPLMLQDRMVGVANFESTRVGAFNDNDRTLAEIFGRYVALALNLLDLLVTERTTMAAQIGQNLLSEVTGPLNDMLTEIENLVEDYIGHDDLRHRMRTLSENAVKVRDTLRTILSQRPHVGGVHAARPDRVDDLLAGKRILVADDEDIIRETVRDVLTGYGCEVHAAADGATAIGLLSQQSFDLVLTDVRMPRKNGYEVFAAAKEINPHLPVILTTGFGYDPNHSIVRARREGLSAVLFKPFKVDQLMEEVRAALKLPVPSN, from the coding sequence ATGAACAGCGACATGCCCGGCACGTTTCGAATTATGCTGGTTGGGCAGCCGGAGATCGGGCCCGAGTTTCAGCGCTGGCTCGACACCGCCAGCGTCACGAGTGTGAACTCGTGGCCCGACGCGGTGACGAGCCTGGCGAACGCCCCCTGCGACCTCATCATCATCCCTCGCGATCTCCTCCCGAAACTCGACAACGTCCCCGAATCGAAGAATGCCGCGCCGTCGCGCATTCCGGATCGCGTTGCCGTGGCGGTCGCCCATCGTGGCGGCGCATTCACCCAATCGAACCGTGCATTCGAGATGCTCCCGGCAACGGTGCGGGAAGCGGTGGCCAAGCACTGTGTTCAGGTGCTCGGAGGCGGCGACGCGGATTCGGAAAAACACGCGACTGAAGATGCCCGCCAGCCGTTGGCGGTGGAAGGAGCCGGTTCCTATCAACTGGCCGTAACCCGCGTCTTTGTCGATCCCACGCGCCCGGCGCAGGCCGTCGTCATGCTCGCCGAGGACGCCGCCGATACCGGAATGCAGGACGCGATCCACGCCATCGATCGCGCCGGCCGGGAACTGCTCAATCTCGATCCTGAACAGGTCGGCTCGATGAGCATGGAGGATCGCCTCGAATTGCTGGAGCAGAAGAGCCTGGGATGTGTTCGCGATCTGTTGCACTTCGACAATTTCGAGATTCGCGTCCTGGACCGCTCCTCGGGCCGGCTGAACCTCGTGCTGTCATTCGGCGTTCCGGCTGATGCCGCGTCCGACGCGGTTGCGGTGGGGCGCGAAGGCCAGGGCATCTGTGGCTACGTCGCGTCCACGCATCGCAGCTACCTTTGCCGGGATACGCAGCGCGATTCCCGCTATCGGCGTGGTATCGACGACGCCCGCTCCTCGCTCACCGTGCCCCTCATGCTTCAGGACCGCATGGTCGGCGTCGCCAATTTCGAGAGCACGCGCGTCGGGGCATTCAACGACAACGACCGCACCCTGGCGGAGATCTTCGGTCGATACGTGGCCCTGGCGCTGAACCTGCTCGACCTGCTCGTCACCGAGCGGACGACCATGGCCGCCCAGATCGGGCAGAACCTCCTTTCCGAGGTAACCGGCCCGCTCAATGACATGCTGACGGAAATCGAAAACCTCGTGGAGGACTACATCGGCCACGACGATCTCCGCCACCGTATGCGCACCCTCTCGGAAAACGCCGTGAAAGTGCGCGATACGTTGCGAACCATCCTCTCGCAGCGTCCCCACGTCGGCGGGGTCCACGCCGCCCGACCCGACCGCGTGGACGATCTGCTCGCCGGCAAGCGCATTCTCGTGGCCGACGACGAAGACATCATCCGCGAGACGGTTCGCGATGTGCTCACCGGCTACGGGTGCGAGGTCCACGCCGCGGCCGACGGGGCGACGGCCATCGGGCTCCTCTCTCAGCAGAGCTTCGACCTGGTCCTGACCGACGTCCGCATGCCCCGCAAGAACGGCTACGAGGTCTTCGCTGCCGCCAAGGAAATCAACCCCCACCTTCCCGTGATCCTCACCACCGGCTTCGGCTACGACCCCAACCATTCCATCGTCCGCGCCCGGCGCGAGGGCCTGTCGGCCGTCCTCTTCAAACCCTTCAAGGTCGACCAGCTCATGGAAGAAGTCCGCGCCGCCCTGAAGCTGCCCGTGCCCTCGAACTGA
- a CDS encoding excinuclease ABC subunit UvrC: MASLPKSPGVYLMKDAEGRVLYVGKAKDLRSRVSSYFQPGADLLASRGPDICRMVASVADIDVVECESEVDALLKEARLIKDIQPPHNAQLKDDKTFPYLEITTKDDFPAVYVTRTPRLKGSKLYGPFTTPSAIRDAVNALQKVFKFRTCELEIEEGDETRRFFRPCLLHAINQCTAPCAALISREDYRKDIDRFKKFLASKRSVVMRQMEKEMQAASEELRFEEAARLRDRIRAFKGLELAGDVDEDVQPEVFYIDPRHGLEKLADLLGLEAPPRSMECIDIAHLQGSETVGSLICFIDGRPFKSGYRRFRIKTVEGVDDYAAIREVIRRRYRYAAGGEELYPDVILIDGGLGQLHAGMEAFASMDGGDPEVHMVRPPMVISLAKREEEVFVQARSGPLRLPRNDPALRLLQHMRDEAHRFAQHYHHTLRKKRTLEEDGRKGRRGRKRKRAGE; the protein is encoded by the coding sequence ATTGCATCGCTGCCCAAGTCGCCCGGCGTGTACCTGATGAAGGACGCCGAGGGGCGGGTGCTGTACGTCGGCAAGGCCAAGGACTTGCGTTCGCGCGTGTCCAGCTACTTCCAGCCCGGGGCCGACCTGCTCGCCTCCCGCGGACCCGACATCTGCCGGATGGTCGCCAGCGTCGCGGACATCGACGTGGTCGAGTGCGAGAGCGAAGTCGACGCCCTGCTCAAGGAAGCGCGGCTGATCAAGGACATCCAGCCGCCGCACAACGCGCAGCTCAAGGATGACAAGACCTTCCCCTATCTGGAGATCACCACGAAGGATGACTTCCCGGCCGTGTACGTCACGCGAACGCCACGCCTGAAGGGCAGCAAGCTCTATGGGCCCTTCACCACGCCCTCGGCCATCCGCGACGCGGTCAACGCGCTGCAGAAGGTCTTCAAATTCCGCACCTGCGAGCTGGAGATTGAGGAAGGCGACGAGACGCGGCGATTTTTCCGGCCGTGCCTGCTGCACGCGATCAACCAGTGCACGGCGCCATGCGCGGCGCTCATCAGCCGGGAGGACTACCGCAAGGATATCGACCGCTTCAAGAAGTTCCTGGCCAGCAAGCGGAGCGTGGTCATGCGGCAGATGGAGAAGGAGATGCAGGCGGCGTCGGAGGAGCTGCGCTTCGAGGAAGCGGCGCGGCTCCGCGATCGCATCCGGGCGTTCAAGGGACTGGAGCTGGCCGGCGACGTGGACGAGGACGTTCAGCCGGAGGTCTTCTACATCGATCCGCGGCACGGGCTGGAGAAGCTGGCGGATTTGCTGGGGCTGGAGGCTCCGCCGCGGAGCATGGAGTGCATCGACATCGCCCACTTGCAGGGATCGGAGACGGTGGGCTCATTGATCTGCTTCATCGACGGCCGGCCTTTCAAGTCCGGGTATCGGCGGTTTCGAATCAAGACGGTTGAGGGCGTGGACGACTACGCCGCGATCCGGGAGGTCATCCGCCGGAGGTACCGCTACGCGGCGGGGGGCGAGGAGCTTTATCCCGACGTGATTCTCATCGACGGCGGGCTGGGGCAGTTGCACGCGGGGATGGAGGCGTTCGCCTCGATGGACGGCGGCGATCCGGAGGTGCACATGGTCCGCCCGCCGATGGTCATCTCCCTGGCCAAGCGTGAGGAGGAAGTGTTCGTGCAGGCCCGGTCGGGGCCGCTCCGCCTGCCGCGGAACGACCCGGCCTTGCGTCTGCTCCAGCACATGCGCGACGAGGCCCACCGCTTCGCCCAGCACTACCACCACACGCTGCGGAAGAAGCGGACGCTGGAGGAGGACGGGAGGAAGGGGCGGAGAGGTCGGAAGAGGAAACGTGCCGGTGAGTGA
- a CDS encoding 4-hydroxy-tetrahydrodipicolinate reductase produces MFRLALAGATGRMGRCVLDVLPRDERFALAAALVAPDDPQLGKTIHSGSAELKLTDRLDVPCDVLLDFSVASGTMAWLEVCRSRGIPMVIGATGHDADQLARIHDAAREVPIVHAVNCSAGVNAVMALISEAARLLGDAYDIEIIEAHHRHKVDAPSGTALMLLDALLRQRGGSREGDAIFGREGQTGQRPSGQIGVHAARMGDLIGRHEIHFGGNGETVTIAHQVQSRETFALGALRAAAWVVNRPPGMYTMREVLGD; encoded by the coding sequence ATGTTCCGATTAGCCCTGGCCGGCGCAACAGGACGAATGGGGCGGTGCGTGCTCGACGTGCTGCCCCGCGATGAGCGCTTCGCCCTCGCGGCCGCGCTGGTCGCCCCGGATGATCCCCAACTTGGCAAGACCATCCACTCGGGAAGTGCCGAGCTCAAGCTGACCGATCGGTTGGACGTTCCCTGCGACGTGCTGCTGGATTTCTCCGTCGCCTCGGGAACGATGGCCTGGCTGGAGGTGTGCCGTTCGCGCGGTATTCCCATGGTCATCGGCGCCACCGGGCACGACGCGGATCAACTCGCCCGCATCCACGACGCCGCCCGCGAGGTTCCCATCGTCCACGCAGTCAATTGCAGCGCCGGTGTGAACGCCGTTATGGCCTTGATTTCCGAAGCGGCCCGGCTCCTTGGCGATGCCTACGACATCGAGATCATCGAGGCCCACCACCGCCACAAAGTCGACGCCCCCAGCGGGACCGCCCTGATGCTGCTCGATGCGTTGCTCCGACAGCGCGGCGGCTCGCGCGAAGGCGACGCCATCTTCGGGCGGGAAGGGCAGACCGGGCAGCGACCGTCCGGGCAGATCGGCGTGCATGCTGCGCGCATGGGCGACCTGATCGGCCGGCACGAAATCCACTTCGGCGGCAACGGCGAAACGGTGACGATTGCCCACCAGGTCCAATCGCGGGAGACGTTCGCCCTTGGTGCCCTCCGCGCCGCGGCCTGGGTCGTCAATCGCCCGCCGGGAATGTACACCATGCGCGAGGTGCTAGGAGATTAG
- a CDS encoding dipeptidase, which yields MIDKVIAYIDENRQRFLDMLNDYLRIPSVSTDPEARGAMKEGAEWTRKVFEGAGLKAEIVATKGHAAVLADNGSGGGKTMLIYGHYDVQPTGDESLWHSPAFEPTVRDGKLYARGSADDKGQILAHMFAAQAWMKVAKKIPGRVKFLVEGEEEIGSPNLAPLIRDQKDRLACDYVALSDTPKFNEDIPAITYGTKGLIYKEIVLTGPKQNLHSGSYGGTLVNPGNALAAIIAALRDAKNRVTIPGFYDDVREPTDEERKRMKALPFDERKYAETIGVPELDGEAGYSTIERRWARPTLDVNGLLGGFIGEGSSTVIPARVMAKVSMRIVPNQDPEKIGRAFDDVVRKLTPKGVRLEIKHHASAGAYMCPLDSPGMKAVETAVERGFGKKPVFIREGGTLPILPLFKQVLGAESLMPGFCVPDCNAHGPNEFLAVEDFIRGIKTSAHLMQLMGEMK from the coding sequence ATGATCGACAAAGTAATTGCCTACATCGACGAGAACCGCCAGCGCTTCCTCGACATGCTCAACGACTACCTGCGCATCCCGAGCGTCTCCACCGATCCCGAGGCCCGAGGCGCCATGAAGGAAGGCGCCGAGTGGACCCGGAAGGTGTTCGAGGGCGCCGGGCTCAAGGCCGAGATCGTTGCCACCAAGGGACATGCGGCCGTGCTCGCCGACAACGGCTCCGGCGGCGGCAAGACGATGCTCATCTACGGCCACTATGACGTACAGCCGACCGGCGATGAATCCCTGTGGCACTCGCCGGCGTTCGAGCCCACGGTTCGTGACGGCAAGCTCTACGCCCGCGGCTCGGCCGACGACAAGGGGCAGATTCTCGCCCACATGTTCGCGGCGCAGGCGTGGATGAAGGTGGCCAAGAAGATTCCGGGGCGGGTCAAGTTTCTGGTCGAGGGCGAGGAGGAGATCGGCTCGCCCAACCTCGCCCCGCTGATCCGTGATCAGAAGGACCGGCTGGCCTGCGATTATGTCGCCCTGTCGGATACGCCGAAGTTCAACGAGGACATCCCGGCCATCACCTACGGCACCAAAGGCCTGATCTACAAGGAGATCGTGCTCACCGGGCCGAAGCAGAACTTGCACAGCGGCTCGTACGGCGGCACGCTGGTCAATCCCGGCAACGCGCTGGCGGCGATCATCGCCGCCCTGCGTGATGCGAAGAACCGCGTGACCATCCCCGGCTTCTACGACGACGTCCGCGAGCCCACTGACGAGGAGCGCAAGCGGATGAAAGCCCTGCCCTTCGACGAGCGCAAGTACGCCGAGACGATCGGCGTGCCGGAACTCGACGGCGAGGCGGGGTATTCGACCATCGAGCGGCGCTGGGCCCGCCCGACGCTGGACGTGAACGGATTACTCGGCGGATTCATCGGTGAGGGATCATCGACGGTCATCCCCGCGCGGGTCATGGCCAAGGTGTCCATGCGCATCGTCCCCAACCAGGACCCGGAGAAAATCGGCAGGGCCTTCGACGACGTGGTCCGCAAGCTCACCCCGAAGGGTGTCCGGCTGGAGATCAAGCACCACGCCTCGGCCGGGGCGTACATGTGCCCGCTGGACTCGCCGGGAATGAAGGCGGTGGAAACGGCCGTGGAGCGGGGGTTCGGGAAGAAGCCCGTGTTCATCCGCGAGGGCGGGACGCTTCCCATTTTGCCGCTGTTCAAGCAGGTGCTGGGGGCGGAGTCGCTCATGCCGGGCTTCTGCGTTCCGGACTGCAACGCCCACGGACCGAACGAGTTCCTGGCCGTGGAGGACTTCATCCGGGGGATCAAGACGTCGGCTCACTTAATGCAGTTGATGGGGGAGATGAAGTAA